The following coding sequences lie in one bacterium genomic window:
- a CDS encoding chalcone isomerase family protein, translating into MSVSKLAAAVLLLGACASVPAAELEGVTMPDRIVVDGKDLVLNGMGLREATFFKVDVYVAGLYLQERSSDPGRILDSGGIKRIVMHFVYSRVDREKLVEAWGEGLQENLGSDLERLRPALAQLDGWMETVEAGDTMVFTALPGRGLEVEIKGRIKGIIADPDFARLFWAVWLGPEPPNPGLKRGLLGLD; encoded by the coding sequence ATGTCCGTGTCGAAACTGGCGGCGGCGGTTCTGCTGTTGGGAGCCTGCGCGTCCGTCCCCGCTGCCGAACTGGAGGGCGTGACCATGCCCGACCGGATCGTCGTGGACGGCAAGGACCTGGTTCTCAACGGGATGGGCCTGCGCGAGGCGACCTTTTTCAAGGTGGACGTCTACGTGGCCGGCCTCTACCTCCAGGAGCGTTCGTCCGACCCCGGCCGTATCCTCGATTCCGGGGGGATCAAGCGTATAGTCATGCACTTCGTCTATTCCCGGGTGGACCGGGAGAAGCTGGTCGAGGCCTGGGGAGAGGGGCTTCAGGAAAACCTCGGCTCCGATCTGGAGCGTCTCCGCCCCGCCCTGGCTCAGCTCGACGGCTGGATGGAAACGGTCGAGGCCGGGGACACGATGGTGTTCACCGCCCTGCCCGGCCGGGGACTCGAAGTCGAAATCAAGGGCCGGATCAAGGGGATCATCGCCGACCCCGACTTCGCCCGGCTTTTCTGGGCGGTCTGGCTGGGCCCGGAACCACCCAATCCGGGACTGAAACGGGGCCTCCTGGGTCTGGACTGA
- a CDS encoding tetratricopeptide repeat protein — protein MGTAWKTLAHLVLIAAVGFLVYLPALDASFHLDDSPSIRDNQAIRNLKVVPLWNFWPTRFLNYLSLAANYRAGGLSPRGYHAVNVAVHLLNALLLYGVLRLLFPGRTVPPLAGALLFVLHPLQTQAVTYVVQRATSLASGFCLLSVFLYLRSRFRPGRSRGFRGAAYAFSLASCLAALLTKEFAIVLPFLLLLVELKTRPPGARPAWGRLAPYFCLLLGWIVLILVYRDKLCYNDSGQLQPGIWQYRYFSTQCRVLITYVRLVLLPVGQRLEYDYPWYSTVLATAPAVSAAGLAALLLLALRAGRASPLVSLGLLWFLVGLVPESSVVPIRDVAVEHRLYLPLAGAAVAAAAYFASAPRSRLRTLCPIAILLCLGILSYSRNRIYHDPVTLWEDNLAKAPGKARVHGNLGKAYLDAGRYRSAAARFERMIELDPTFAGAYNNLAVINIDHLHDYEAARRYIRKSLEVVPDYPAAYLNLGVIDLNSMKLLPAIRNFERVLELDPENLLAYYNLGACYFNLASRDRSEAASLSGARKEAEAARKLEEEQEALERSREYLERGRALWPAEPKFAHLLGLIARARGDEALAARCFREAEELQAARGE, from the coding sequence ATGGGCACTGCCTGGAAAACGCTGGCGCACCTGGTCCTGATCGCGGCGGTAGGTTTTCTTGTCTACCTGCCGGCCCTCGACGCTTCCTTCCACCTGGACGATTCTCCTTCGATCCGGGACAACCAGGCGATCAGGAACCTGAAGGTCGTCCCTCTCTGGAACTTCTGGCCCACCCGTTTCCTCAATTACCTGAGCCTGGCCGCCAACTACCGGGCCGGGGGCCTCTCCCCCCGGGGATACCATGCCGTCAACGTCGCGGTGCACCTGCTCAACGCCCTGCTCCTGTACGGGGTGCTGCGCCTGCTTTTCCCGGGCCGGACGGTCCCGCCGCTGGCGGGAGCGCTCCTCTTCGTTCTGCATCCCCTGCAGACTCAGGCCGTGACCTACGTCGTCCAGCGGGCCACGTCCCTGGCTTCCGGGTTCTGCCTCCTCAGCGTCTTCCTCTACCTCCGGTCGCGTTTCCGGCCCGGGCGCTCGAGGGGGTTCCGGGGAGCGGCGTACGCTTTTTCCCTGGCCTCGTGCCTGGCCGCCCTGCTCACCAAGGAGTTCGCGATCGTCCTGCCCTTTCTGCTCCTGCTGGTGGAGCTCAAAACCAGGCCGCCCGGCGCCCGCCCGGCCTGGGGACGCCTGGCCCCGTATTTCTGCTTGCTGCTGGGATGGATCGTTCTGATTCTCGTCTACCGGGACAAACTCTGCTACAACGACTCCGGCCAGTTGCAGCCGGGGATCTGGCAGTACCGCTACTTCAGCACCCAGTGCCGGGTTTTGATCACGTACGTCCGCCTGGTGCTGCTGCCGGTGGGGCAGCGCCTGGAATACGATTACCCCTGGTACTCCACGGTCCTGGCGACGGCCCCGGCCGTTTCCGCGGCCGGCCTGGCCGCGCTTCTCCTGCTCGCTCTCCGCGCCGGACGGGCTTCTCCCCTGGTGTCGCTGGGTCTGCTCTGGTTCCTGGTCGGGCTCGTCCCCGAATCCAGCGTGGTCCCGATCCGCGACGTCGCGGTCGAACACCGCCTCTACCTGCCCCTGGCGGGGGCGGCCGTGGCGGCGGCGGCTTACTTCGCCTCGGCTCCCCGCTCCCGCCTCAGGACCCTCTGCCCGATCGCGATTCTCCTCTGCCTGGGGATCCTGAGCTACAGCCGCAACCGCATCTACCACGATCCGGTCACGCTCTGGGAGGACAACCTGGCCAAGGCCCCGGGGAAAGCTCGGGTCCACGGGAACCTGGGGAAGGCCTACCTCGACGCGGGGAGGTACCGCTCGGCCGCGGCCCGGTTCGAGCGGATGATCGAGCTGGACCCGACCTTCGCCGGCGCCTACAACAACCTGGCCGTCATCAACATCGACCATCTCCACGATTACGAGGCGGCGCGGCGCTATATACGGAAATCGCTGGAGGTGGTCCCCGATTACCCGGCGGCCTATCTGAACCTGGGGGTGATCGATCTCAACAGCATGAAGCTCCTGCCCGCCATCCGCAATTTCGAGCGCGTGCTCGAACTCGACCCCGAGAACCTTCTGGCTTACTACAACCTGGGGGCCTGCTATTTCAACCTGGCCTCCCGCGACCGATCCGAGGCCGCCAGCCTCTCCGGGGCGCGGAAAGAAGCGGAAGCGGCCCGCAAGCTGGAAGAGGAGCAGGAGGCTTTGGAACGGTCCCGGGAGTACCTGGAACGCGGCCGGGCGCTGTGGCCGGCGGAACCGAAATTCGCCCATCTTCTGGGCCTGATCGCCCGCGCCCGGGGAGACGAAGCTCTCGCCGCCCGCTGTTTCCGGGAGGCCGAAGAACTCCAGGCGGCCCGGGGGGAGTGA
- a CDS encoding VWA domain-containing protein, with protein MRFASESALWLLVLVPVLAGFLRWGFIRLRRRRRAFADPVLWERLNRPAGSGRRLGAAVCLTASVGLLALVPARPQWGYHWEDLRKRGIDLVVAVDTSRSMLADDIKPDRLERTRRELEDLLAFARGDRIGLVVFSGQAFTLCPLTHDYGAVRMFVNDIRVGSVPRGGTDIAAAVDRSLELLGEEQGESDKAVLLISDGESLEGDWEAAAARARERGVKIFTIGIGTPEGAPIRLKTPVGEEYLKDRQGNIVVSRLDETVLERLALETGGAYHRATPTGLEIERIYRDGIAGMNRGETASRRKRVYEHRYQIPLALALGLLAASLALGEAGGAPFFSGRGREEEGE; from the coding sequence GTGAGATTCGCGTCGGAATCGGCTCTCTGGCTGCTGGTGCTCGTCCCCGTGTTGGCGGGTTTTCTGCGCTGGGGCTTCATCCGGCTCCGCCGCCGCCGCCGGGCTTTCGCCGACCCCGTCCTCTGGGAACGGTTGAACCGGCCCGCCGGCTCCGGGCGCAGGCTGGGCGCGGCCGTCTGCCTGACGGCCTCGGTCGGGTTGCTGGCCCTGGTTCCGGCCCGGCCCCAATGGGGGTATCACTGGGAGGACCTGCGCAAACGGGGCATCGATCTGGTGGTGGCGGTGGATACGTCCCGGAGCATGCTGGCGGACGATATCAAACCCGACCGCCTGGAGCGGACCCGGCGGGAGTTGGAGGACCTGCTGGCCTTCGCCCGCGGCGACCGGATCGGCCTGGTCGTCTTCTCGGGGCAGGCCTTCACGCTCTGCCCGCTGACCCACGATTACGGAGCCGTGCGCATGTTCGTCAACGATATCCGGGTCGGGTCGGTCCCCCGGGGCGGAACCGACATCGCCGCGGCGGTCGACCGCTCCCTCGAACTCCTGGGGGAGGAACAGGGGGAAAGCGACAAGGCCGTGTTGCTGATCTCGGACGGAGAAAGCCTGGAAGGCGACTGGGAAGCGGCGGCCGCGCGCGCCCGGGAACGGGGCGTGAAGATCTTCACCATCGGGATCGGCACTCCCGAGGGGGCTCCGATCCGGCTCAAGACCCCCGTCGGCGAGGAATACCTCAAGGATCGCCAGGGGAACATCGTGGTCAGCCGCCTTGACGAGACCGTGCTCGAGCGGTTGGCCCTGGAGACGGGCGGCGCCTACCACCGGGCCACGCCCACCGGCCTGGAGATCGAGCGGATCTATCGGGACGGGATCGCGGGAATGAACCGGGGCGAAACCGCCTCGCGCCGCAAACGGGTCTACGAACACCGTTACCAGATACCCCTGGCCCTGGCGCTGGGGTTGCTGGCGGCGTCCCTGGCGCTGGGAGAAGCGGGGGGAGCGCCGTTTTTCTCCGGCCGCGGCCGGGAAGAGGAGGGGGAATGA
- the mdh gene encoding malate dehydrogenase, which yields MSRPKISVVGAGSVGVACATELARREVGEIVLVDVSPDLPAGRALDLSQSGPIGGFHVPVTGTDDYEATAGSRVVVITAGTPRRPGMSREDLFSVNSRTIRAVTERAAGASPESVLILVTNPLDVMTCLAWKVSGFPKKRVMGQAGVLDSARLRGFIAEACGVSPLDVAAVTLGGHGDTMLPLTRYATVGGLPLETFLSEEQIRAVVDRTRAGGAEIVNLLKNGSAAIAPGLAAARMAESVARNSRRVMPCSVLLEGEYGCRGVFMGVPAVLGSGGVERIVEVALSPEETAAFRASAEAVRRGIEKLEPQGDGNGT from the coding sequence ATGAGCAGGCCGAAGATCAGCGTCGTCGGAGCCGGCTCCGTGGGGGTGGCCTGCGCGACCGAACTGGCCCGCCGGGAGGTGGGGGAGATCGTTCTGGTCGACGTCAGCCCGGACCTGCCGGCGGGGCGCGCGCTGGACCTGAGCCAGTCGGGGCCGATCGGGGGGTTCCATGTTCCGGTCACCGGGACCGACGACTACGAAGCCACGGCCGGGTCCCGGGTGGTGGTGATCACGGCCGGAACTCCCCGGCGGCCGGGCATGAGCCGGGAAGATCTCTTTTCCGTCAACAGCCGCACTATCCGCGCCGTGACCGAACGAGCGGCGGGGGCTTCCCCCGAATCGGTGCTGATCCTGGTCACCAATCCCCTGGACGTGATGACCTGCCTGGCCTGGAAGGTGAGCGGTTTCCCCAAAAAGCGGGTGATGGGCCAAGCGGGGGTACTGGACTCCGCCCGGCTCCGCGGTTTCATCGCCGAGGCCTGCGGGGTTTCCCCCCTCGACGTGGCCGCCGTCACCTTGGGAGGGCACGGGGACACCATGCTCCCCCTGACCCGGTACGCGACGGTGGGAGGCCTACCCCTGGAGACGTTTCTCTCCGAGGAGCAAATCCGGGCCGTGGTCGACCGAACCCGCGCGGGAGGAGCCGAAATAGTCAACCTTCTGAAAAACGGGAGCGCGGCCATCGCCCCGGGCCTGGCCGCCGCCCGGATGGCCGAGAGCGTGGCCAGGAATTCCCGCAGGGTGATGCCCTGTTCGGTGCTGCTCGAGGGAGAATACGGATGCCGCGGCGTGTTCATGGGGGTGCCGGCGGTCCTGGGGTCGGGCGGAGTGGAGCGGATCGTCGAAGTCGCCCTCTCCCCGGAAGAAACGGCGGCGTTCCGGGCTTCGGCCGAGGCCGTGCGCCGCGGAATCGAAAAACTCGAACCCCAGGGAGACGGAAATGGAACGTAA
- a CDS encoding BatD family protein, which translates to MKRRSYILATALSLLAARWASAVTFEASVDRNVISLADRLTYSLIVSGAENASPEPPEIKGMEVVGRSSSTQFSVTNGRADIRLRTDYILVPLKAGQVTIPSALLRYQGHTYTTRPITVKVVDAGSALPPPAAVEPPGRTERAAASSEKKEPSRLFVRSLADPEEVFINQQVTLDFQIFSALEIGDLDYTPAPAVGFVEMDMGNPETGTAVRDGLRYRVTEIRKAVFPISAGELTVSPAELRGNIYLPRGRRPGQDPFFEGFFPDPFNYERRPFVLRSDPVSIRVLPLPGGAPASFTGGVGNFDLEVEVAPRRVKVGEPFTITVSVRGIGNLGSVGMPAIDLGEGFRTYEPEIETKPEVVGGRIGGTKIFRTAVVPLEDGDLQLPDVVLSFFDPVRKSYEEARAACGAVSAAPAPEGERARLVSAPAGPSNREIELLGKDILYIKTEPGEWTRPGESGRFGPVFWLLQSLPAVVVILAWRVGARRERLRSDKVYARKVGASRSARRRFDRARRLLEAGESREFYAEAHRAFARYLGDRLGIPSAAVDAAGVRARLEGLKLPPGTLDHLRECFETCDRVRYAPGGGDRAEMERFLAMAQELVARMEKIKL; encoded by the coding sequence ATGAAACGAAGAAGCTACATACTGGCAACGGCGTTGTCGCTGCTGGCGGCCCGGTGGGCTTCGGCGGTGACGTTCGAAGCTTCGGTCGACCGCAACGTCATTTCCCTGGCCGATCGCCTGACCTATTCCCTGATCGTTTCCGGCGCCGAAAACGCTTCTCCGGAACCGCCCGAAATCAAAGGGATGGAGGTGGTGGGGAGGTCCAGTTCCACCCAGTTTTCCGTGACCAACGGCAGGGCCGATATCAGGCTGCGCACCGATTACATCCTCGTTCCCCTCAAGGCCGGCCAGGTTACGATCCCATCCGCTCTTCTCCGCTACCAGGGGCACACCTACACCACCCGGCCGATCACCGTCAAAGTGGTCGATGCCGGTTCCGCTCTCCCCCCTCCCGCCGCCGTGGAGCCGCCGGGACGGACCGAGCGCGCCGCCGCCTCCTCCGAGAAGAAGGAACCGAGCCGGCTCTTCGTCCGTTCGCTCGCCGACCCGGAAGAAGTGTTCATCAATCAGCAGGTCACCCTCGATTTTCAGATATTTTCCGCGCTGGAGATCGGCGACCTCGATTACACCCCGGCTCCGGCCGTGGGGTTCGTGGAGATGGACATGGGCAATCCGGAGACGGGGACCGCCGTCCGGGACGGTCTCAGGTACCGGGTGACGGAGATACGCAAGGCGGTTTTCCCCATCAGCGCCGGCGAGCTCACCGTCAGCCCGGCCGAACTGCGGGGAAACATCTATCTCCCCCGCGGCCGTCGCCCGGGCCAGGATCCCTTTTTCGAGGGTTTTTTCCCGGACCCATTCAATTACGAGCGCCGGCCTTTCGTCCTTCGTTCCGATCCGGTTTCGATCCGGGTCCTCCCCCTGCCGGGCGGGGCCCCGGCTTCGTTCACCGGGGGGGTGGGGAACTTCGACCTCGAGGTCGAGGTCGCGCCCCGTCGGGTCAAGGTCGGGGAGCCGTTCACCATAACCGTCTCCGTGCGCGGTATCGGGAACCTGGGGTCGGTGGGCATGCCCGCGATCGACCTGGGGGAGGGGTTCAGGACCTACGAACCCGAGATCGAGACCAAACCCGAGGTGGTCGGGGGCAGGATCGGGGGAACCAAGATCTTCCGGACGGCCGTGGTCCCTCTCGAGGACGGCGATCTGCAGCTTCCCGACGTGGTCTTGTCGTTCTTCGACCCGGTCCGGAAAAGCTACGAAGAGGCCCGCGCCGCCTGCGGCGCCGTCTCGGCCGCGCCCGCCCCGGAAGGAGAGCGGGCCCGGCTGGTCTCCGCCCCCGCCGGGCCTTCGAACCGGGAGATCGAACTGCTGGGGAAGGACATCCTCTACATCAAAACCGAACCCGGGGAGTGGACCCGCCCCGGCGAATCCGGGCGTTTCGGCCCCGTTTTCTGGCTGCTGCAGTCGCTGCCCGCGGTGGTCGTGATTCTGGCGTGGCGCGTCGGCGCCCGCCGGGAACGTCTGCGCTCGGACAAGGTGTACGCCCGCAAGGTCGGCGCATCGCGGTCGGCGCGCCGCCGCTTCGACCGCGCCCGGCGCCTTCTGGAGGCGGGGGAGAGCCGGGAATTCTACGCCGAAGCGCACCGGGCTTTCGCCCGTTACCTGGGGGACCGGCTGGGCATCCCGTCCGCCGCCGTCGACGCGGCCGGAGTGCGCGCCCGCCTCGAAGGCCTCAAGCTTCCCCCGGGTACGCTCGATCACCTGAGGGAATGTTTCGAGACCTGCGACCGCGTCCGTTATGCGCCGGGGGGAGGCGACCGCGCGGAGATGGAACGGTTTCTGGCCATGGCCCAGGAACTGGTGGCGAGAATGGAAAAGATCAAGCTATGA
- a CDS encoding tetratricopeptide repeat protein — protein MKGAIISTAVLLLALLPLKRLRAGPSGEVAEGNRLYREGNYQEALSRYGAAAQALPDAPQIFYNQANTHYRMRDFKTADSLYKKIAGKDEGSLGAWAWYNLGNSLMGQEKYREALEAYRHSMRLAPGDEDAKYNYEIALRRQQQQQQEQQQQQQEQEQQQQQQQQQQQQQEQQQQQQQQEQEQQQQQQEQKQQQEQEQERQEQPQQQQPEQQQQQEQTQQQQQQQQEQQQQPAAANEGLNRDDVEKLLDALSAEEDEQRQEQRARQAAPAPEVLKDW, from the coding sequence ATGAAAGGCGCGATTATCTCGACCGCTGTGCTGCTGCTGGCGCTCCTGCCCCTGAAGCGGCTGCGTGCCGGCCCTTCGGGGGAAGTGGCCGAAGGGAACCGGCTCTACCGGGAAGGGAACTACCAAGAAGCCCTGAGCCGGTACGGGGCGGCAGCTCAGGCGTTGCCGGACGCCCCCCAGATCTTCTACAACCAGGCGAATACCCACTACCGGATGCGGGACTTCAAGACCGCGGATTCGCTCTATAAAAAAATCGCCGGGAAAGACGAGGGCTCTCTCGGGGCCTGGGCCTGGTACAACCTGGGCAACTCCCTCATGGGGCAGGAGAAGTACCGGGAAGCGCTCGAAGCGTATCGGCATTCGATGCGACTGGCCCCCGGCGACGAAGACGCTAAATATAATTATGAAATCGCGCTCCGGCGCCAGCAGCAGCAACAGCAGGAGCAGCAGCAACAGCAGCAGGAGCAGGAGCAGCAGCAGCAACAGCAACAGCAGCAGCAACAGCAGCAGGAGCAGCAGCAGCAACAGCAGCAGCAGGAGCAGGAGCAGCAGCAACAGCAGCAGGAGCAGAAGCAGCAGCAGGAGCAGGAGCAGGAGCGGCAGGAGCAGCCGCAGCAACAACAGCCGGAGCAGCAACAGCAGCAGGAGCAGACGCAGCAACAGCAGCAACAGCAGCAGGAGCAGCAACAGCAGCCGGCAGCGGCGAACGAGGGCTTGAACCGGGACGACGTGGAGAAGCTGCTGGACGCTCTTTCGGCCGAAGAAGACGAACAACGCCAGGAGCAACGGGCGCGACAAGCCGCCCCCGCGCCCGAGGTGCTCAAGGACTGGTAG
- a CDS encoding thermonuclease family protein, whose protein sequence is MSLTTTPIADLDRDRVPVHVLADVRSARPAPQALVSQEGILKDDGGEVHFTVWKDCAARPVKAGKKYLFYRAGLGLRNGVLELRLAEGSSIYPVKNAAAAEKLLKRLADRERGRLLRLGKKASGKGLLGRSGIIRGLITVAVALWSLLIVLHFAGVLTQKRANEILGRLGLVELEQPGLTRVAGVVEEVLDARTVRVLSGGDIWVVHYKGILVPDLEPDAEGRFKPSALQARNFNRFMTGGQAASFEFAGEAPAGKEVWGYLFVKEKMANEELLARGLAWLAGTTDELEYADRLRAAEETARIKKAGIWRGKENSR, encoded by the coding sequence ATGAGCCTGACCACCACCCCCATCGCCGACCTCGACCGGGACCGGGTTCCGGTCCACGTCCTGGCCGACGTCCGTTCCGCCCGACCCGCTCCCCAGGCCCTGGTCAGCCAGGAGGGGATTCTCAAGGATGACGGCGGCGAGGTCCACTTCACCGTCTGGAAGGACTGCGCCGCCCGGCCGGTGAAGGCGGGGAAGAAGTACCTTTTCTACAGGGCCGGACTGGGACTGCGCAACGGGGTGCTGGAACTCAGGCTCGCGGAAGGCTCGTCGATCTACCCGGTGAAGAACGCCGCCGCCGCCGAAAAGTTACTCAAGCGCCTGGCCGACCGCGAACGGGGGCGACTGCTCCGGCTGGGGAAGAAGGCTTCGGGCAAGGGGCTCCTGGGGCGATCCGGCATTATCCGGGGCTTGATCACCGTGGCGGTGGCGCTCTGGAGCCTTCTGATCGTCCTGCATTTCGCCGGAGTGCTGACCCAGAAACGGGCCAACGAAATCCTGGGGCGCCTGGGCCTGGTGGAGCTGGAGCAGCCGGGGTTGACCCGGGTGGCGGGGGTGGTGGAGGAGGTGCTCGACGCCCGCACGGTCAGGGTGCTTTCCGGAGGCGATATCTGGGTGGTCCATTATAAGGGGATACTGGTGCCGGACCTCGAACCCGACGCCGAGGGGAGGTTCAAACCGTCGGCGCTGCAGGCCCGGAACTTCAACCGGTTCATGACCGGGGGGCAGGCGGCGAGCTTCGAGTTCGCCGGGGAGGCTCCGGCGGGGAAGGAGGTCTGGGGGTATCTTTTCGTCAAGGAGAAGATGGCAAACGAGGAACTGCTCGCCCGGGGCCTGGCCTGGCTGGCCGGGACCACCGACGAGCTCGAATACGCCGACCGCCTCCGGGCGGCGGAAGAGACCGCGCGGATAAAGAAGGCGGGGATCTGGCGGGGAAAGGAGAACAGCCGATGA
- a CDS encoding MOSC domain-containing protein, which produces MKVVSVAVSPRTGTGKTPVPAIRLIAGRGIEGDAHAGDWHRQVSLLAAERIEEVREAGVPVSYGDYAENVATVGIDWKTVPVGTRVRLGAEVEIEITQIGKKCHSGCEIARLTGDCIMPREGVFARVLAGGTVAPGDTVELAPAVVGK; this is translated from the coding sequence ATGAAGGTGGTTTCGGTAGCGGTCAGCCCCCGGACCGGAACCGGGAAAACCCCGGTGCCGGCGATCAGGTTGATAGCCGGCCGGGGTATCGAGGGCGACGCCCACGCCGGGGATTGGCACCGCCAGGTGAGCCTGCTGGCCGCGGAACGGATCGAGGAGGTGAGGGAAGCGGGGGTTCCGGTTTCCTACGGCGACTACGCCGAGAACGTGGCGACCGTGGGAATCGACTGGAAAACGGTGCCGGTGGGGACCAGGGTCCGGTTGGGGGCGGAAGTCGAAATCGAGATCACGCAGATCGGCAAGAAATGCCACAGCGGTTGCGAGATCGCCCGGTTGACGGGCGATTGCATCATGCCCCGAGAGGGCGTTTTCGCCCGGGTGCTGGCGGGGGGGACGGTGGCGCCGGGCGACACGGTCGAACTCGCCCCCGCCGTCGTCGGGAAATAA
- a CDS encoding tetratricopeptide repeat protein, translated as MKRRIPILLAAAGIAAIASTAAAAAPPDRDSGFRRGNDAYRLGEYDRAIALYREVLDEGWAGAALYYNLGNAYFKTGNLGRAVLNYRKAWDLSPGDPEIGKNLEYAREDLREDTSGLKAGFWSRVRRSVALLFPPAHWILAACAFYWIAAVLILAAIFLPGFRRAAAPALKALSVLFLLCVLGAWLAWGYYHVPRAVVLSSRVEVLYSPAVEATPAFVLHEGAEVRVIRGEGAWRQIALPDGKSGWVPSDSLGLI; from the coding sequence ATGAAACGCCGGATACCGATATTGCTGGCGGCCGCGGGCATCGCCGCCATCGCCTCGACCGCCGCGGCCGCGGCGCCGCCCGACCGGGATTCGGGGTTCCGCCGCGGCAACGACGCCTACCGTCTCGGGGAATACGACCGGGCGATCGCCCTGTACCGGGAAGTCCTGGACGAAGGCTGGGCCGGGGCCGCTCTCTACTACAACCTGGGGAACGCTTATTTCAAGACGGGGAACCTGGGCCGGGCGGTTCTCAATTATCGGAAAGCCTGGGATCTCAGCCCGGGCGACCCCGAGATCGGGAAAAACCTGGAATACGCCCGCGAGGACCTGCGCGAGGATACCTCGGGCCTCAAGGCCGGTTTCTGGTCCCGCGTCCGCCGCTCCGTGGCCCTGCTGTTTCCCCCCGCGCACTGGATCCTGGCCGCCTGCGCGTTCTACTGGATCGCGGCGGTCCTGATCCTGGCCGCGATTTTTCTTCCCGGTTTCCGCCGCGCGGCCGCGCCGGCGCTGAAAGCCCTGAGCGTCCTTTTCCTCCTCTGCGTTCTGGGGGCCTGGCTGGCGTGGGGTTACTACCATGTCCCCCGCGCCGTCGTCCTGTCTTCCCGGGTGGAGGTTCTTTACAGCCCGGCCGTGGAAGCCACCCCCGCCTTCGTCCTCCACGAAGGGGCCGAAGTCCGTGTCATCCGCGGAGAAGGAGCGTGGCGGCAGATCGCGCTCCCCGACGGGAAATCGGGGTGGGTCCCGTCCGATTCCCTGGGGTTGATCTGA
- a CDS encoding phosphoribosyltransferase family protein produces MATAPILSRELIGSGEIRDRVAELGREIDAFYAGAELTVLPVLTGALLFAADLVRHLFCPVRIEPVSISSYTGTKIIGGTCRMRLGPGRRELEGRDVLIVDDIYDRGRTLAALIARCEEAGAARVRTCVLLRKDRPDLPRRPGHVDWFGFDIPNEFVAGYGLDYNGLYRQLPSIGVLNPEIR; encoded by the coding sequence ATGGCCACGGCCCCCATTCTTTCCAGGGAACTGATCGGCTCCGGCGAAATCCGCGACCGCGTCGCCGAACTGGGCCGGGAGATCGACGCTTTCTATGCCGGCGCCGAACTCACCGTTCTCCCGGTCCTCACCGGGGCGCTTCTCTTCGCGGCCGACCTGGTCCGGCACCTCTTCTGCCCCGTCAGGATAGAACCGGTTTCGATATCTTCCTACACCGGCACCAAGATCATCGGGGGAACCTGCCGGATGCGGCTGGGGCCGGGGCGCCGGGAACTGGAGGGCCGCGACGTTCTGATCGTGGACGATATCTACGACCGGGGCCGCACCCTGGCCGCTCTCATCGCCCGCTGCGAAGAAGCCGGGGCCGCCCGGGTGCGGACCTGCGTCCTCCTCCGGAAAGACCGTCCCGATCTTCCCCGACGGCCGGGGCACGTGGACTGGTTCGGCTTCGATATCCCCAACGAGTTCGTGGCCGGCTACGGACTCGATTACAACGGCCTCTACCGCCAGCTTCCCTCGATCGGGGTGCTCAACCCCGAAATCCGCTGA